The nucleotide sequence TTCTGAGACCACTGTCAGCCAGACGGTTCTTCTTCATGGAAAGAAGACCCTGTGGGGCAAGAAAATTGGCCCCACAGGTCATCTTCCCGTCTGATCTATTCCTACACCTTGTTGAGAATCCCCGTCGCCTCGAGATCTTTCCGGAACGCCTTTTTCTCCTGCGCCGTGAGCGATACGACCGGGGGACGCACGCCGCCCGAGGGCAGGCCGAGCACCTCGGTCCACTCCTTGATGTAGGCCGTTGTCCGGCCGTTGGGCCCCGTGGTGAAATACTTTTTCCGAACGGCGCGGAGCGGCTCGAGCGAGTAGTTGATCTCGGAGGCCTTGGCCATATCGCCCGCCTTGGCCGCCTCGTAGTAGTCGCGGATCGGCGTGTAGCCCGGCACCTGATAGAGATAGGGACACGGCGAGGACATGTGTACCTGCATCCCCAGATGGGCATAGCTGGTGAGGAAGCGCTCCTCGTCCGGATCGCAGACGACAATCTCCTCGCCCACGCGGCGGCGCACTTCGCTCTGGTGAGCCATGCTCGAAACCGCATTTTTGATGCAGCAGATGTTGTCCAGGCTGGCGAGGCGCTCGATGAGCTCGGGGCTCAGCGTCGTGCCGGACTTGGGCTGATTGAAGAGCGAAAGCCCGATGTCGATCTGATCGCAAATGGTCTTGAAGTAGAGAAATATCTCGTCGTCGTCGTTTGCGCCGTACACGGGGTTGATCATGATGGCGTAGTCGGCGCCGACCTCCTCGGCGTGCTTGGTCAGCTCGACGGCCTCGCTGATGTTGATGTGGGGTGTATGGGGGATGGTCTGGGCTTTTCCCCGGCTCTCCTCGCAGACGATGTGCTGCACACGCTTGCGCTCCTGAGGGGAGAGCGACCAGAACTCGCCCATCAATCCGTTGCAGAAAAACCCGTCGATCTTGAGATCGTCGATGCAGGTCCGGACA is from bacterium and encodes:
- a CDS encoding dihydrodipicolinate synthase family protein; amino-acid sequence: MEYTKKEAKAYCREKMTGVWAALTTPFTASGAVDEEGLRQIVRTCIDDLKIDGFFCNGLMGEFWSLSPQERKRVQHIVCEESRGKAQTIPHTPHINISEAVELTKHAEEVGADYAIMINPVYGANDDDEIFLYFKTICDQIDIGLSLFNQPKSGTTLSPELIERLASLDNICCIKNAVSSMAHQSEVRRRVGEEIVVCDPDEERFLTSYAHLGMQVHMSSPCPYLYQVPGYTPIRDYYEAAKAGDMAKASEINYSLEPLRAVRKKYFTTGPNGRTTAYIKEWTEVLGLPSGGVRPPVVSLTAQEKKAFRKDLEATGILNKV